From the genome of Streptomyces ficellus:
GGACGCGATTTGGTCGTAACGAACCAATCTCGCTCGCTCAGTTGCTGAGAGATGACCCGAGGGGCCGGTCGGCGTACGATCGTCCATGTGAGCTCCGATGGGTCTCGACTGCATAGGGGCTGAACAGACCCAGGGAGTTGAACTAGTGGAATGGGACAACTCCCTGGGTACTCTCACCGCACGGGTGCAGGTGCAGCGCATCGGCGCGGCGTGCACTTCCTGGCGACCCCTCAAGTCTCCCTGGCGACATGTTTAACCACCCCAGCCGTTCACCCGGTCGGGTGGCATATTCGTCTGAGGTCTTCCCATCACCTGAGCATCCAGCGATAATGTCCGATTCCCCACTTGCCGATACCGCTATGCAGGTAAAGGATCTCTTTTGTGGCTTTTAGGTGACCCAGGGATTGCCGCTTGGCTTGCCGAAAGGGTCCGCCGGTAGGCTCCGAGGTCGGCGGAGCGGGGAGGTGGCTAAGCCGTGGAGCCGACCGCCCCCACAGCGGGTTTCTCCGACCATCAACCCGAGCTGCTAGGCGTGAGGCCGGCGGCCGGGCCGGAGCGGGGCGGAGACAGGAGCGTCGGCCCAGGTGACGGGCCGCGCCCACCGCGCTGTGCGCCGCGGGTGACTTGATGAAGTGGGGAAGGTTGTACCGCGCTCAGGTCAGTGACGATTTTCAAGAGCGCTACGCATGCCGACCATGCAGCGCACTGACCAGCACCGTGGCGCCTCGAAGGCCCCTGAGCCCTGCTCGTGGCCCATACATGGCCCATGGCGCGCTCCGCTCATATCTACGAGCGTCTCCTACTCGGCCGGGACTGACCGTTGCTAGAACCCACACCTTTGCCTTCCCTAGCGTTGGGCGGCTGACGATGTGCACTGCCATTGGCGTGCTGGTTAGCGTAGTCGGCGACCCCCTGAAGTCGTTGATGGGTTACGGCCGCGGCGCCGATGAAGGCGGCTAGGTAGTACCCGAGGGGCTTGTCGTACCGGGTTGTGACAGCCCGACAACCGCTCGTGCCACAGGGCGGAAACGGCCGCCGCCGACAACGGAAACACACCCTCGCAGTGCTCAGAGCCTGAGAGGCTGTAGCCGGAGGGACTGGAGCCGAGGAAGACGGAGTGCCCCGCATTGATCATCTTGGACGCGAACATCCTCAAGGGCACCTCTCTCCGGGGTCCTGCCGCTGACGTGCTCCGTGCCATCCGGGCGGCGGGCGGTGAGCGCGTGGCCGCTCCGTGGATCGCCGTGGAGGAGGTCGCCGCACAACAAGCCCTGGCCTACCAGGAGAAGCACGACGTTGCTATGGACGCTGTAAACAAGCTTCGGAGGGCCACGCCCTGGGAGCACGTACCCCACCCGAAGAGGTGGTCTGCCGAGCATGTACGTGCTCACTGGCGGCAGCGGTACGCGTCTATCGCGGAGGTCATCGAGACCTCACCGGAGGGCTATAGGCAGGCCATGTTCCGAGAAACGAACCTGATTGCCCCGTGCAAGAGCGTCAACAGCGGAAAGAACAAGACTGGCGCCCGGGATGCCGCGATCTGGCTGACGGCAGTCGAGTACGCGCGCACCCATCCGGAAGAAACGGTGTACTTCGTCAGCGACAACACGATGGACTTCGGCGATGGCACGTCGTTCCCGGTGCCGATGGGTAAGGATATCGACGGCATGGAAGACCGGTTCTTCCTATTCACCTCGCTCGACGGCATCGTGACGAAGTTTGCGAGAGAGCTAGAGGCCAGCGCCGAGGACGTTCAGGGTCTCCTCGACACCAAGGAGACCCGCGCGACAATCTTGGAAGCAGCCCGCGCCGCGGCCAAGCGCTACCGGACGATCCACGGTCTGCGGGTCACCCTTTCCGCGGACGCTATCGCCAGCACGGACAGACTTTTTCCTGAGGCGGCCTCCCCTTGGCGGCCGACCGAAGTGACGCTGGACAAGGTTCTGGAGGTGAGCGGCCGTGAGGTTGGGGGTCACCACTGGTTCACCGCTTGGGCGCGGTGGGTGCTCACCGAGAACAAGCCCCGTCCGGCCTTCCCTACCGATCGCTTGGCATACGCCTGGGAGACCCGAATCCTGTTGAGCACCACGGCCGACAAGGCCCTTACGGTGCTCGACTTCAGGCGTCCCGGGCCTATCTCGCCAGAGGACGTCCCGAGGTTGCCGGAAGTGCCCCACACGGCGGGCGACCCGAAGGCGATCGCGGCAGCACGAAGGCTCTTTGAGAACCCGGAGTTCCGGGCTGCCCTGGAAGGCATGGCCGCGGTGTCGGTGCGCGACCTCACATCTATGCGGGCGGTGATCGACCAGATGTTCAACCACCGAGAGATGGCCAGTGAGGTGACCGACCGGCTCTCTGAGACCCTGCGCACGTTGCAGATCGAGGACCCTGGCGAGGATATCTAGAGTGTGTTCGCGGAGTCGTGAGATGGCGCATATACCACTGAAACCGGTCTCGACTAGGCACATCGCCCGATCGAGCGAAAAAATCATTGCCCGCACTTGAGCGATAAAGTATCGTCCCTCTCACCTAGCAACCCAAGCGCCGGGAGCACCAGCATGGGGACTAAGTCTGCTTTCTTGCTACCCGGAGGGTACTGGCCCATTCGTGAGCCCCCGTTCGAGCCCGTTATAGCGCACGACGTCTTCTTTACAGAAATCGGCTCCTGGTCCCTCAATTGTGGGGTTTCAATCTCGGTGCGACAGGGCGGCTTGGTCGTATTTGACTTCGCCGAATACCCGGCCGGGATCATGTCGGTGACCGGCGGCCCAGAGTACTTCGGAAGCCTTATGCGCGCCACGCAAGCCCGGGTAAAACTGATCAACGCATTTTCTCTATGCCTACATTCATCCCGGTCGATGAACGAAAATCTGGGCACTGACACCTTCCAGATCCGCCACAGAGACCTGGTGCATCCCGGCGCGGAGAGCTCCGAGGGAATGGGAGGGCTTGGTCTTCAAGGGTTCCCTCCGATGGTCAACGGAGGCTATTTGCGGGAGCGGCACCGGCACGGCGTCGTACCGGAAATTTCCCTTAGCCGAGCGTTCGAGACGCTCGACTTTGTAGTCCAACATGAATCAGATAAGGCTCTTGACCTGGTGACCCTGCTGAATGATGCAGCCACCCTGTACGGCAATCACCAATTTCACTCCAGCCTGATCACCGCATGGACTCTTTGCGAGACGATTCTGCAACACAAGTGGTCCTCTTACATAGAGGCGCAGGCGCACAGTGAGGTGAAGTCTGTACGCCGCCAAAAATTGACTGGTCGGGACTTCACAGCCTCCGTCGTCTCCGAAGTTCTGGAGCTTGCAGGTGCCATCAATAAGGACACCTTGACCGCACTTGACAAGGCACGAAAAGCTCGCAATGCATGGATGCATAGCATCAAGTCGCCCGTCTATGGTGACGCCAGCGACTGCCTCGTGCTCGCAGCGGCTATGTTGAGCGAAAATATTGGTCGCGAAGTCAGAGTAAATGTTGGCCTGAGCGCCACAGGCTTCTGACGTGACTATTTCGTCGGCAGTAATTACGGTGCGAGGGGTGTCGGAATCGGTACAGCGGAGGGTGTGGGCGTCTCGTCCTTAAAGCCATGGTCAGCTGGGCATGTTCGACGCTGAGCCAGCCACCCAGACACCCTGGGGCCGCCGTTGACCGCCCCACCTTCGAGGACAGTTCGGACGTGGTGGAAGCCATGGCGTAGGTAGTAGGCCTGAAGGGGTTGGTTAGTCGTCCAGGCGTCGAGGCGGAGCCACGTAGCTGAGGCTCGATGCGCCCTATCACCCGCCCAGTCGAGAAGCCTGCCACCTAGGTCCCGACCAGCGTGTGTCCGTGCCACCGTCAGCTTGTTCACGAACATGGAGGGCTCGGCCAGTTCTGCCTCGGTCCACAGACCCGCCTCCACCTCGGGCGTCAGGGTGATCGTGGCCGCGGTGACGGCTCCGTCGCGGACCATGAACACCACACCCGCCTCGATGGTCGCCATGAGGCGATCCGCCGGATAGGGGCGACGCCACTGGTCGCTCCCGAGCTTGCTCAACCAAGCTGCTGCCTCCTCGCGGAAGGCGAGCAACTTCGGCAGGTCGCTGGGCTCAGCGGGCACGATCCTCACTGGGGCTCATCCTCGCCTCGGGCGGACAGGTCGCCGATCTCGTAGTTCATGCGGTTCAGGTCCCCCCTGAACGTCGTCACCGTGCATCGGATCGGCCGATCTTTCGAGTAGCCCGTCCTCGTCCAGAGGAGCACCGGGACGCCCGCACCGACTTCGAGGAGCCGGGCTTCCTCCGGGGTGGGCATGCGGGTGGCGATCTCGTCGAAGTAGCCGATCTGTTCGACTCCGAGACTGGCCAGGTACCTGGTGGTGCCCTCTGCGATGTCTCCGGGCTCTGCCAGGCGGGGCCCCTGTCGCAAGAGCCACTCCGGGTAGTGGGTCGCCTGCGTGGACCACGGGACGTCGTCCACGAAGCGATGGCAGAACCGGAGCACCGTGGTGGAGCCCGCGTCGACACGCAGACGTCCGGCCTGGTACGCCGGAGCGGGTTGCAGCTCCACTCGGAACGTCTGGCTGGGCCGGCGTCCCGCGTTCGTGACGTCGGTGCTGTACGCGTCGCCGTTCTGCGGGAACGTGAGGTTCTCGAACCGGGAGGCGTTCAGCTCGAACACCTCGTGCTTGGCCACCTCGTACCCGAGCCCCTGGCTGGACGAGATGAGCCCCTGGCTGACCAGCAGTCCTAGCCCGGATCGGACCGTGTTCCGTGAGGCGTCGAAGCGGGCAGACAGCTCGCTCTCCGACGGCAACCGCGACCCCGGCGGGTAGGTGCCGTTGTCGATCTCGCGGCGGAGCGCATCGGCCACCTGCCGGTACTTCGGTTGCTTGCTCATGCCTTCATCATGACGCACTCGCGCAACTTGTTGGTACATGTGGGCCCCAATCCCTTGACGACTCACTGTCCGTGGGTGCAG
Proteins encoded in this window:
- a CDS encoding PIN domain-containing protein; translation: MIILDANILKGTSLRGPAADVLRAIRAAGGERVAAPWIAVEEVAAQQALAYQEKHDVAMDAVNKLRRATPWEHVPHPKRWSAEHVRAHWRQRYASIAEVIETSPEGYRQAMFRETNLIAPCKSVNSGKNKTGARDAAIWLTAVEYARTHPEETVYFVSDNTMDFGDGTSFPVPMGKDIDGMEDRFFLFTSLDGIVTKFARELEASAEDVQGLLDTKETRATILEAARAAAKRYRTIHGLRVTLSADAIASTDRLFPEAASPWRPTEVTLDKVLEVSGREVGGHHWFTAWARWVLTENKPRPAFPTDRLAYAWETRILLSTTADKALTVLDFRRPGPISPEDVPRLPEVPHTAGDPKAIAAARRLFENPEFRAALEGMAAVSVRDLTSMRAVIDQMFNHREMASEVTDRLSETLRTLQIEDPGEDI
- a CDS encoding GNAT family N-acetyltransferase, which encodes MRIVPAEPSDLPKLLAFREEAAAWLSKLGSDQWRRPYPADRLMATIEAGVVFMVRDGAVTAATITLTPEVEAGLWTEAELAEPSMFVNKLTVARTHAGRDLGGRLLDWAGDRAHRASATWLRLDAWTTNQPLQAYYLRHGFHHVRTVLEGGAVNGGPRVSGWLAQRRTCPADHGFKDETPTPSAVPIPTPLAP
- a CDS encoding GntR family transcriptional regulator, with amino-acid sequence MSKQPKYRQVADALRREIDNGTYPPGSRLPSESELSARFDASRNTVRSGLGLLVSQGLISSSQGLGYEVAKHEVFELNASRFENLTFPQNGDAYSTDVTNAGRRPSQTFRVELQPAPAYQAGRLRVDAGSTTVLRFCHRFVDDVPWSTQATHYPEWLLRQGPRLAEPGDIAEGTTRYLASLGVEQIGYFDEIATRMPTPEEARLLEVGAGVPVLLWTRTGYSKDRPIRCTVTTFRGDLNRMNYEIGDLSARGEDEPQ